GACGGGCGTGAAGGCGAAATTATAGTCGGGCGGCGGCGAGCTGGTCGCCCATTCGAGCGTGCGCCCGTCCCACGGATCGCCGCTTTCCTCGGCGAGCTCCTTGCGGCGCCAGATGCTGACCGCGAACTGGACGAGCATCGCGCCGATGCCCGCGGCGATGATCAGCGCGCCGACCCCGGCGATCGCGAACCAGATTTGCAGGCTGGGGTCATCGAACACGCGCATCCGCCGCGTGACGCCCATCAGGCCGAGGATATAGAGCGGGGTAAAGGCGACCCAGAAACCGACGACCCAGCACCAGAAGCTGACCTTGCCCCAGAACACATCGAGCTTGAACCCGAACGCCTTGGGCCACCAGTAATTGATCGCCGCGAACAGACCGAACAACACGCCGCCGATGATGACATTGTGGAAATGCGCGATCAGAAACAGCGAATTGTGCAGCACAAAGTCGGCGGGCGGCACCGCGAGCAACACCCCGGTCATGCCGCCGACGACGAAGGTCAGCATGAAGGCGATCGTCCACATCATCGGCAGTTCATAGCGAATGCGGCCGCGGTACATGGTGAAGAGCCAGTTGAAGAGCTTGGCTCCCGTCGGGATCGAAATCACCATCGTCGTGATGCCGAAAAAGCTGTTGACGCTGGCGCCCGACCCCATGGTGAAGAAATGGTGCAGCCAGACGATGTACGACAGGATCGTGATGCACACCGTCGCATAAACCATCGACGTATAGCCGAAGAGCCTTTTACCCGAGAAGGTCGAGGTGACTTCGGAAAAGACGCCGAACAGCGGCAGGATGAGGATGTAGACCTCCGGGTGCCCCCAGATCCAGATCAGGTTCACATACATCATCGGCGATCCGCCGAGATCGTTGGTGAAGAAATTGGTCCCCGCGTAGCGATCGAGGCTGAGCAGCGCGAGCGTCGCGGTCAGGATCGGGAAACTCGCGACGATCAATATGTTCGAGCAGAGCGACGTCCAGGTAAAGACCGGCATCTTCATCAGCCCCATGCCCGGCGCGCGCAGCTTCAGGATGGTGACGATCAGGTTGATGCCCGACAGCGTGGTGCCAACCCCGGCGATCTGAAGCCCCCAGATATAATAATCGACCCCGACATTGGGGCTGTAGGCGATGCCCGACAAGGGCGGATAGGCCAGCCAGCCGGTCTGCGCATATTCGCCGACGAACAGCGAGATCATCGTCAGCGCCGCGCCCGCGCTCGTCATCCAGAAGCTGAAATTGTTGAGGAAGGGAAAGCTGACGTCGCGCGCGCCGATCTGGAGCGGCACGATATAGTTCATCAGGCCGGTGATGAACGGCATTGCGACGAAAAAGATCATGATGACGCCGTGCGCGGTGAACACCTGGTCATAATGATGCGCGTTGAGATAGCCCTCGGACCCGCCGAACGCCATCACCTGCTGCAATCGCATCATGATCGCGTCGGCAAAACCGCGCAGGAACATGATCAGCCCCAGGATCATGTACATGATCCCGATGCGCTTGTGGTCGACCGTGGTGAACCACTCCTTCCACAAATAGCCCCACAGGCGATATCTGGTGAGCAGCGCGAGCACGGCGATACCGCCGATCGCCACGCCGATGAAGGTCGCGACCAGGATCGGCTCGTGCAGCGGGATCGCGTCGACCGACAGCTTGCCGAAGATCGGGTGCGTCGGGGGCGCGGGATGCGGGATGATGGCGTCGGACATGGGTTTCAGCTCGGCAGACGGTCAGGACAGCGGGCGCGTAGCGGCGGGCGCGTTCAGCGCGGTGCGGGCGGTCTTGCCCGGCAACGGCAGCCCCTCGCCCTTCAGCTTCTCGGGCGACACGGGTTTGGCGTCGGGGCGATCGTTCGACATCACCGGCGCGCTGCACCAGGCGGCGACATAGCGCATCGACCAGCGGGCGGCATCGACGGTGCCGCGCGCGGCGAACTTGTCATAGGTGACCTGCCGGACATTGCCGATGCCCGCAATCCCCGCGCCGCCCGCGGCATCGAGCGACATCATGTCGTGCATGCACATCTTGCCGGGCTCGACGCACATGTTGACCACTGCGTCGAACAGCTGCGGGTCGCTCGCGACGAAGCGGCGCACCGGTTCCTTCTGCGACGGCGTTTCGAGCTTCAGATAGGCGTTGCGGCTGAGGTCGCCTTCGGCCGACGCGCGCGTCGCGGCGACCCATTGGTCGAACTCGCCCGCGGGCAGGCTCTTGACGCGGAAGCGCATGTTGGAAAAGCCCCAGCCCGAATAATTGGCCGAAAAGCCCGTATACTCGCCGGTCTTGTCGAACACGCCGTGAAGCTTGGTCTCCATCCCCGGCATCGCGTAAATCTGACCCGCGAGCGCGGGCACGTAAAAGCTGTTCATGACCGAGGAGGAGGAGATGCGGAACCGCAGCGGCCGATCGACCGGCACCGCCAGTTCGTTGACCGTCGCCACCCCCTGTTCGGGATAGATGAACAGCCATTTCCAGTCGAGCGCGACGACCTGGACATCGAGCGGCTTGACCTCGGCCGCGACGGGCTTGCCCGGCCCCGTCCGCGCCAGCGGGCGATAGGGGTCGAGCAGATGCGTCGCCACCCATGTCACCGCGCCGAGGCAGATGATGATGAGCAGCGGCGCCGACCAGATGACGAGTTCGAGCTGCGTCGAATGGTCCCAGTCGGGCTTGTAGGTCGCATCCCGGTTCGACGCGCGATACTTCCATGCGAAAAAGATCGTCAGCGCCATCACCGGCACGATGATCAGCAGCATCAGCACCGTCGACAGGACGATCAGGTCGCCTTGCTGGCGCGCGACATCGCCGGCGGGATCGAGCACGACCATGCCGCACCCCGACAGGAGCGGCAGCGCGGCGAGCAGCGGCACGAAGCGCCAGCGAATCTTCAATGCCGAAGAGAATGCAAGCCCCTCCCCTTCAGGGGAGGGGTTGGGGTGGGGGCTCGAAGCCTTGCGCAAGGCCGATGGCCCCCACCCCCAACCCCTCCCCTGAAGGGGAGGGGCTTTATACGACGATAAGAGTGGGCGATAACTCGGCATGACGCGCGCCTAAGCCTCCTGTGTTGCACTGCACATAGGACATTTTGTCCAATCCCGCGATCGGCTGTGATCGCGCAGGGGCGTTTTCATTGGGGGCGCTTTTGCCCTATGACCGACTCGTGCCCGCGCGTCCCCACGTGGCGCGGGCGCCAGCTCAAGGATCGATACCATGGCTGCCGACACCGTCCCGACGACCGAGGCCGAACGCGACGCTCGCGCCCTCCACGACCATGACGGCCACCGCATCGACCCCGCCGAAATCGCCATCGGCGTCATCATCGGCCGGACCTCAGAGTTTTTCGACTTCTTCGTCTATGCGATCGCTTCGGTGCTGGTATTTCCCAAGCTCGTCTTTCCGCACCTCGATCCGCTGGCGGGCACACTCTGGTCCTTCGCGATCTTTGCCCTCGCCTTTGTCGCGCGCCCGGTCGGAACGGTCATCTTCACCGCGATCGACCGCGGTTATGGCCGTGGCGCCAAGCTCACCATTGCGCTGTTCCTGCTTGGCGGATCGACCGCGGCGATCGCCTTCCTGCCCGGCTATGAATCGATCGGCATCGGCGCCGCGCTGCTGCTCGCGCTGTTCCGCATGGGCCAGGGCGTCGCGCTCGGCGGCTCATGGGACGGCCTCGCCTCGCTGCTCGCATTGAACGCCCCCGAATCGAAACGCGGCTGGTATGCGATGATCCCGCAGCTCGGCGCGCCGCTTGGCCTCATCGTCGCCAGCCTGCTCTTCATGTTCCTGATCTCCGCGCTCCCGGCCGAAGACTTTCTCGCCTGGGGTTGGCGCTATCCTTTCTTCGTCGCCTTTGCGATCAACGTCGTCGCGCTGTTCGCGCGGCTGCGCATCGTCGTGACCCCCGACTATGCCGAGCTGTTCGAAAACCGCGCGCTTCAGCCCGCGCCGCTCCTCGAAACGGTACGGTCGGAATGGAAAACCATCGTCACCGGCGCCTTCGCCCCGCTCGCCAGCTTCGCGATGTTCCACATGGTCACTGTCTATCCGCTGTCGTGGGTGTTCCTGTTCACCGACGAAACCCCCGCACGCTTCCTGATGATCGAGGCGATCGCTGCGGTCGGCGGCGTGATCGCGATCATCGCCTCGGGCTAT
This DNA window, taken from Sphingopyxis alaskensis RB2256, encodes the following:
- a CDS encoding MFS transporter — encoded protein: MAADTVPTTEAERDARALHDHDGHRIDPAEIAIGVIIGRTSEFFDFFVYAIASVLVFPKLVFPHLDPLAGTLWSFAIFALAFVARPVGTVIFTAIDRGYGRGAKLTIALFLLGGSTAAIAFLPGYESIGIGAALLLALFRMGQGVALGGSWDGLASLLALNAPESKRGWYAMIPQLGAPLGLIVASLLFMFLISALPAEDFLAWGWRYPFFVAFAINVVALFARLRIVVTPDYAELFENRALQPAPLLETVRSEWKTIVTGAFAPLASFAMFHMVTVYPLSWVFLFTDETPARFLMIEAIAAVGGVIAIIASGYLADRFGRRTVLAATAAAIAAFSGFAPQLLDAGQAGEASFMILGFLLLGLSFGQSSGALSSNFTPRHRYTGSAFTADLAWLFGAGFAPMVALWLSSEFGLIAAGAYLLSGAIVTLVALWLNRELARTID
- the cyoA gene encoding ubiquinol oxidase subunit II; the encoded protein is MVVLDPAGDVARQQGDLIVLSTVLMLLIIVPVMALTIFFAWKYRASNRDATYKPDWDHSTQLELVIWSAPLLIIICLGAVTWVATHLLDPYRPLARTGPGKPVAAEVKPLDVQVVALDWKWLFIYPEQGVATVNELAVPVDRPLRFRISSSSVMNSFYVPALAGQIYAMPGMETKLHGVFDKTGEYTGFSANYSGWGFSNMRFRVKSLPAGEFDQWVAATRASAEGDLSRNAYLKLETPSQKEPVRRFVASDPQLFDAVVNMCVEPGKMCMHDMMSLDAAGGAGIAGIGNVRQVTYDKFAARGTVDAARWSMRYVAAWCSAPVMSNDRPDAKPVSPEKLKGEGLPLPGKTARTALNAPAATRPLS
- the cyoB gene encoding cytochrome o ubiquinol oxidase subunit I, encoding MSDAIIPHPAPPTHPIFGKLSVDAIPLHEPILVATFIGVAIGGIAVLALLTRYRLWGYLWKEWFTTVDHKRIGIMYMILGLIMFLRGFADAIMMRLQQVMAFGGSEGYLNAHHYDQVFTAHGVIMIFFVAMPFITGLMNYIVPLQIGARDVSFPFLNNFSFWMTSAGAALTMISLFVGEYAQTGWLAYPPLSGIAYSPNVGVDYYIWGLQIAGVGTTLSGINLIVTILKLRAPGMGLMKMPVFTWTSLCSNILIVASFPILTATLALLSLDRYAGTNFFTNDLGGSPMMYVNLIWIWGHPEVYILILPLFGVFSEVTSTFSGKRLFGYTSMVYATVCITILSYIVWLHHFFTMGSGASVNSFFGITTMVISIPTGAKLFNWLFTMYRGRIRYELPMMWTIAFMLTFVVGGMTGVLLAVPPADFVLHNSLFLIAHFHNVIIGGVLFGLFAAINYWWPKAFGFKLDVFWGKVSFWCWVVGFWVAFTPLYILGLMGVTRRMRVFDDPSLQIWFAIAGVGALIIAAGIGAMLVQFAVSIWRRKELAEESGDPWDGRTLEWATSSPPPDYNFAFTPVIHDLDAWYDMKKRGGQRPVGGFRDIHMPSNTGAGIILSGLCLVLGFALVWHIWWLVGLSFVAVIAGAIIHTFNYKRDFDIPAATVAAIEGARTRQLAAGA